In Cryptomeria japonica chromosome 10, Sugi_1.0, whole genome shotgun sequence, a genomic segment contains:
- the LOC131073386 gene encoding acyl-coenzyme A oxidase 2, peroxisomal, with protein sequence MENQGASEGRENAERRIERLSSHLGARALIKENQLAMVSCAKVMVKFPVSSVVLADYMKGDHKCIEEKIFQYFRDHPELQTPVEIPKDEHRELTMRQLKGLVRDAGIRPLKYLLEDPAQYFAVTEAAGAIDLSLGIKLGVQFSLWGGSVMNLGTQRHRDKYYAAIDNLDYTGCFAMTELHHGSNVQGIQTTAKFDPNTDEFVINTPNEGATKWWIGNAAVHGKFASVFARLILPSEECAHGLDMGVHAFIVPIRDIESHKPLPGVEIRDCGYKVGLNGVDNGALRFHSVRIPRENLLNRFGDVSRDGQYTSSLPTINKRFAATLGELVGGRVGLACGSVGVLKMAVTIAVRYSLLRQQFGPPKQPEISILDYQSQQHKLMPMLASAYAFHFATVYLVGKYADMKKSLDEQVIADVHALSAGLKAYVTSYTAKSLSVCREACGGHGYAAVNRFGILRNDHDIFQTFEGDNTVLLQQVAADLLKQYKEKFQGGTFNVTWNYLRDTMSTYLSEANPVIARREGEDHLRDPKFQLDAFRYRTSRLLHSAAVRLRKHSKTLGSFEAWNRCLNHLLILAESHIESVILARFIEIVNSCKDRNARAVLKLLCDLYALERIWKDIGSYRNVDYVAPNKAKAILRLTEYLSFEVRSVARELVDAFGIPDFVLRAPIGMQSGQYTEYTQFVGF encoded by the exons ATGGAGAACCAGGGTGCATCAGAAGGGAGGGAAAATGCTGAAAGGCGCATTGAGCGCCTAAGCTCTCATTTGGGAGCGCGGGCCTTGATCAAAGAGAATCAATTAGCCATGGTTTCCTGTGCCAAAGTAATGGTGAAGTTCCCTGTGAGCTCTGTAGTTCTAGCGGACTACATGAAGGGTGATCACAAATGTATTGAGGAGAAGATTTTTCAGTATTTCAGAGATCACCCAGAGTTGCAAACTCCAGTTGAGATACCCAAGGATGAACACAGGGAGCTGACAATGAGACAGCTTAAAGGACTCGTCAGAGATGCCGGGATTAGACCTCTCAAATATCTTCTGGAGGATCCAGCTCAATACTTTGCAGTCACTGAGGCGGCAGGTGCCATCGATCTTTCCCTTGGAATAAAATTGGGGGTGCAATTCAG TCTTTGGGGGGGGAGTGTTATGAATTTGGGCACTCAGAGACACCGAGACAAGTACTATGCTGCAATTGACAATCTGGACTATACAGGTTGTTTTGCTATGACTGAATTGCACCACG GTTCAAATGTTCAGGGCATCCAGACAACTGCAAAATTTGATCCAAACACAGATGAATTTGTCATCAACACACCAAATGAGGGAGCAACTAAATGGTGGATAGGTAATGCTGCAGTCCATGGAAAGTTTGCCAGTGTATTTGCAAGGCTGATCTTGCCAAGTGAGGAATGTGCTCATGGTCTTGATATGGGAGTACATGCCTTCATTGTACCTATCAGAGACATAGAGTCTCATAAACCTCTTCCTGGGGTTGAAATCAGAGATTGTGGCTACAAGGTTGGCCTGAATGGAGTGGACAATGGAGCATTGAGGTTTCATTCAGTTAGAATTCCACGAGAAAATCTGCTCAACAGATTTGGGGATGTCTCTAGAGATGGACAGTACACAAGCAGCCTCCCAACAATAAATAAAAGATTTGCTGCAACACTTGGAGAGCTTGTTGGGGGAAGAGTAGGCCTTGCTTGTGGGTCAGTTGGGGTTCTCAAAATGGCTGTTACAATAGCAGTCCGCTATTCATTACTTCGGCAGCAGTTTGGTCCTCCTAAACAACCTGAGATTAGCATTTTAGACTACCAATCTCAGCAACATAAACTCATGCCTATGCTTGCCTCTGCATATGCATTTCATTTTGCGACAGTATATTTGGTAGGAAAATATGCTGACATGAAAAAATCACTAGATGAACAGGTGATTGCAGATGTTCACGCACTCTCTGCTGGTCTAAAAGCCTATGTGACTTCCTATACAGCAAAGTCTCTGAGTGTCTGCAGAGAAGCATGTGGAGGGCATGGGTATGCTGCAGTTAACAGATTTGGAATTTTACGCAATGACCATGATATTTTTCAAACCTTTGAAGGAGACAATACTGTTTTATTACAGCAG GTTGCTGCTGATCTTTTGAAGCAGTACAAAGAAAAGTTTCAAGGTGGGACGTTTAATGTCACCTGGAACTATTTGAGAGATACGATGAGCACATATCTCTCAGAAGCAAACCCAGTTATTGCTCGGCGAGAAGGAGAGGATCACTTAAGAGATCCCAAATTCCAGCTGGATGCATTCAGA TACCGGACATCAAGGTTGCTACATAGTGCTGCCGTACGTCTCAGGAAACACTCAAAGACACTTGGCAGTTTTGAGGCATGGAATCGATGCTTGAATCATTTGTTGATACTTGCTGAATCACATATAGAGTCTGTGATACTTGCAAGATTTATAGAGATTGTTAACAG CTGCAAGGACAGGAATGCCCGTGCAGTATTGAAGCTACTATGTGATCTTTATGCTTTGGAACGTATTTGGAAGGACATTGGAAGCTATAGGAATGTTGACTATGTAGCACCGAACAAGGCTAAG GCAATTCTTCGACTTACTGAGTACCTTAGTTTTGAAGTGAGGAGTGTGGCAAGAGAACTTGTCGATGCATTTGGAATTCCAGATTTTGTTTTGCGTGCACCTATTGGCATGCAATCTGGACAGTACACAGAATACACACAATTTGTTGGTTTCTGA